The Glaciimonas sp. PCH181 nucleotide sequence CCGAGTTCCACCTGGTGGTGTAATCAAGAGGCAAATCGCAGTCTGTCATTCAATCTGGAAAAAGCCAAAGCGCTATTACAGCGATCTCGCTATGCAAAAGGCGCCGAGTTTGATCTGATGTTTTCTGCCCAGTCTTACATCTTGAAAGCGGGAGATACCGCGTTATTTATCCAGTCCCAACTGGCGCAGCTTGGGATTAAAGTTAACCTCAAACCGGCAGAACTTGTGACGGTATTTTCTCAGGTTGCGCTTGGTAATCATCAAGCCGCGCTGATTGCTGCGGTGAGTCCTGCAGATCCTACTTTTGTCTCAAAAGCCCTATTTGTTCCCACGGAACCGCTAGCAAAAGCCACCGGCTATCAGAACCCGGCCTTAGTAAAACTGATCGCTGAAAGTTATACGCTTGAAGCACGCGAAAAACTCCAGCCGGTGTTGTACAAGATCCAGGATATCTTAGCCAAAGATGCACCGGTTATATGGATTGGCACATTGAAAAATACCAATTTATGGCGATCCAATGTTCGTGGATTTGAAGTGAATGAAGCAGGGACGTTGCGGTTACTTAATACTTATTTAGCTTGATCATGAAAATAATATTTTTTTGGTGTAAACGGAGGAATTTGGTATGTGGATAGTTCGCCGAATTTCTTCGTCGTTGATCGTGCTCTTAGTTGTGAGCTGTGTGCTTTTCGTTATGTGCCGTATGACCCCAACGTCGCCCGCGCACATCGTGCTCGGAGCCGATGCGCGGGCCGAGCAGGTCGCTGCGTTTGACCACGAGCACGGTCTTGATTTGCCTGTTTTAACGCAATACCAACGTTGGATTAGCGCAGCAGCGACGTCCGGGTTTGGGGACTCTTATATTACCGGTCTGCCTATCGGTTCACAGATTGCAGAAACGCTGCCGGTGACGCTTGAAATCGTCACCGTGGCTTTCGTGATGACGACCATTTTTTCGATTGTGTTTGGAATGGCAGCGGCCTTTTATGAAGGTCGCATGCTGGATCAATTTGTGCGTGTTATTTGCATCGTATTTTTGTCGTTGCCGGGATTCTGGCTGGCACTGTTGCTCATCCGAATGTTTTCTCTGACATTGGAATGGCTGCCGCCAGGCGGGATTATCCCTTGGGAGGATGGCAAACTTGCGCATCTTGCATCTTTGTTGATGCCTGCATTATCCATAGCGCTGTATTACATGGCGGTGCTGACCCGGTTAACCCGTTCGACAGTGATAGAAGTTCTGGGACAGGATTATGTCCGAACGGTCGAAGCAATGGGCCTTAAGCGGATCACGATCTGGTGGTACATTTTAAAAAACGCGTTGCCATCGTTCGTCACTATGGCGGCACTGATATACGGCTATATGTTTGGTTGGGCGCTGATCATTGAGCAGGTATTTAATCTGCCCGGCATGTCGCGCGCATTGCTGACAGCCATTCTGCAGAAGGATTACCCAATGGTGCAGGCGGTAGTTTTGGTCATCACGGCAATATTTATCACCGCAAATACCTTATCCGATCTGCTCGGAAAGCTCATCAATCCCGCTGGGAGTGCACG carries:
- a CDS encoding ABC transporter permease codes for the protein MWIVRRISSSLIVLLVVSCVLFVMCRMTPTSPAHIVLGADARAEQVAAFDHEHGLDLPVLTQYQRWISAAATSGFGDSYITGLPIGSQIAETLPVTLEIVTVAFVMTTIFSIVFGMAAAFYEGRMLDQFVRVICIVFLSLPGFWLALLLIRMFSLTLEWLPPGGIIPWEDGKLAHLASLLMPALSIALYYMAVLTRLTRSTVIEVLGQDYVRTVEAMGLKRITIWWYILKNALPSFVTMAALIYGYMFGWALIIEQVFNLPGMSRALLTAILQKDYPMVQAVVLVITAIFITANTLSDLLGKLINPAGSAR